In Limnobaculum parvum, one DNA window encodes the following:
- a CDS encoding DUF6708 domain-containing protein: protein MLSCFSATLLNYSLFAPKDCPIRLNRKTGKVYIYDYILLNLSTKGLFTSPFFRVTKPVQKEFDWQDIQAVLTSMAAPVSTGGMLRSYVIRCVVCKPGTTEMIDHFCLTADSSLSYDEWMWINSYMAFSDDNLDTTTFEKDNVPGKAIIWKPEYDEKAKVSSMEEYQSVAARYSN from the coding sequence ATGCTTTCTTGTTTTTCTGCAACTTTACTTAATTATTCCCTCTTTGCACCCAAAGATTGTCCTATCCGGTTAAATCGTAAAACCGGGAAGGTATATATCTATGACTACATTTTATTAAATTTAAGTACCAAAGGGCTATTTACCTCTCCCTTTTTTCGGGTAACCAAGCCGGTGCAAAAAGAGTTTGACTGGCAGGATATTCAGGCGGTGCTGACCTCAATGGCGGCACCGGTCAGCACCGGCGGAATGCTGCGTAGCTATGTGATCCGCTGTGTAGTGTGTAAGCCGGGCACCACTGAAATGATAGATCACTTTTGCCTGACGGCGGATAGCTCGCTGAGTTATGACGAATGGATGTGGATCAACAGCTATATGGCCTTTAGTGACGACAATCTGGATACGACTACCTTTGAAAAAGATAATGTGCCGGGTAAAGCCATTATATGGAAGCCTGAATATGATGAAAAAGCGAAAGTGAGTTCGATGGAAGAGTATCAGTCAGTCGCAGCGCGTTATTCAAACTAA
- the tssA gene encoding type VI secretion system protein TssA, whose protein sequence is MLTNLLQALFGSRDPQEGVKKRIQQHWQSWLVPIEGDNPTGIDPSYDDDFQLIKEEIAKLSGIDAALIIEISEKLLQKRTKDIRVASYYAWARLRLDGISGLADGLELMAGLVARYDTALYPKRAESKKSSIEWLASSKFIDLLDVQNSFQHQDLERAISALSLMVGYINQWEGELPPDLRGLIRLFETRLENPEPEPLPSAPVTPLTNTVSTNGLKVKTEDVRSLREVLDQTRQISAFLREKPDGYLAAFRLIRSIRWDTVTALPPHDTHYATRLIAPRSELKQHLNRLWLQQSWIELLEQVERAFSEAANHFWLDLQRYACDAMLNAGAPYSGWQEICLTDVALMLDRLKGLERLTYSDGTPFADDDTLNWIASSASIRHLDEGESLAPIPVNVGGIGAKLNSRRWKSPVATGWNPPLTG, encoded by the coding sequence ATGCTAACTAATTTACTGCAAGCCCTGTTTGGCAGCCGCGACCCGCAGGAAGGGGTGAAAAAACGCATCCAGCAACATTGGCAATCGTGGTTGGTGCCAATCGAAGGGGATAACCCCACGGGCATCGACCCCAGCTATGACGACGATTTTCAACTGATAAAAGAAGAGATCGCCAAACTGTCCGGTATTGACGCCGCGCTGATTATTGAAATCAGTGAAAAGCTGCTGCAAAAGCGCACCAAAGACATTCGCGTGGCCTCTTACTACGCTTGGGCGCGCCTGCGGCTGGACGGTATTTCCGGACTGGCGGACGGTCTGGAACTGATGGCCGGTCTGGTGGCCCGCTACGATACCGCGCTGTATCCCAAACGTGCCGAAAGCAAAAAGTCGTCCATCGAGTGGTTAGCCAGCAGTAAGTTTATTGACTTACTGGACGTGCAAAACAGCTTTCAGCATCAGGATCTGGAACGTGCCATCTCTGCACTGTCGCTGATGGTTGGCTATATCAATCAGTGGGAAGGGGAACTGCCGCCGGATTTACGCGGCCTGATCCGCCTGTTTGAAACTCGACTGGAAAACCCGGAACCGGAGCCGTTACCGTCGGCACCGGTCACGCCGCTGACCAATACGGTTTCGACCAACGGCCTGAAAGTGAAGACTGAGGACGTGCGTTCATTACGGGAAGTGCTGGACCAAACCCGTCAGATTTCTGCATTTTTGCGCGAGAAGCCGGATGGCTATCTGGCGGCGTTTCGCCTGATCCGCAGTATCCGATGGGATACGGTCACGGCGTTACCCCCGCACGATACCCACTATGCGACGCGCTTAATCGCTCCCCGCAGCGAGCTGAAACAGCACCTTAATCGCCTGTGGCTCCAACAAAGCTGGATAGAACTGCTGGAGCAGGTAGAGCGTGCGTTTTCTGAGGCGGCCAACCACTTCTGGCTCGATCTGCAACGCTATGCTTGCGATGCCATGCTCAATGCTGGCGCACCCTATAGCGGCTGGCAGGAGATCTGCCTGACGGATGTGGCCCTGATGCTAGACCGGTTGAAAGGGCTGGAGCGATTGACCTACAGCGACGGCACGCCGTTTGCCGATGATGACACCCTGAACTGGATAGCGTCGTCCGCCTCTATTCGTCATCTGGATGAAGGCGAGTCTCTGGCACCCATTCCGGTGAATGTAGGGGGAATTGGGGCGAAATTGAACAGCAGGCGATGGAAATCGCCGGTCGCGACGGGCTGGAATCCGCCTTTAACTGGATGA
- a CDS encoding PAAR domain-containing protein encodes MKGVIRLGDATDHGGKVISASSTMIIMGKGVARVGDLVDCPQSGHGVNKIIEGESIFKDQGVAIALDGHKTECGCTLISSISSVGKS; translated from the coding sequence ATGAAAGGTGTAATTCGGCTCGGTGATGCGACCGATCACGGTGGTAAAGTTATATCAGCCTCATCAACCATGATAATTATGGGAAAAGGGGTGGCGCGCGTTGGTGATTTAGTCGATTGCCCTCAGAGTGGTCATGGGGTGAATAAAATTATAGAAGGTGAGAGCATCTTTAAAGATCAGGGCGTAGCAATTGCACTGGATGGGCATAAAACCGAGTGTGGTTGTACGCTGATATCGTCGATTAGTAGCGTAGGAAAGTCATAA
- a CDS encoding ImcF-related family protein, whose product MKKITIGWILFLLVIALVVIFFIWRGSFSFIQEQEQQILSTAVVVIALLILSHFHYAVAWILNKSVLLNFSQNDQSQTNSTTENNNEIGLSETFLALKSHLRHRYGLFSWRRKLRWLLVTGEAVDVEQAAPGLIAQGWQTSNDTLLIWGGSSQTPPDEAWLKQLKKLRWRRPIDAQVWVVSALHYEPTKVQKAFQDKALWHMHSRNKLLRWAAPLYLLDLRTMTWTQDEREELQVGTLFPAKPQPDTLTKLLSAVVKQTTGLGMEQVMINNRHAFLLQLAQDLEQRDIPRLRAWLPAFVTTQGGNQLRGLLFTSKVTRPDTLAEHAFLPTPAWQVVTDDSRKAKGRGVGIQWVNSAVATVLGIVLLFGVGCIVSYIGNRGLISSAEDLAKQSTAPRASLTERLTRQQAFKQQISQLQYRAEHGSPWYLRFGLSTNNKLLTVLWPYYHTANQQNIQQPIVDNLYGKLSELVQMPPNSPERAALAKAGYDRLKAYLMLSRPDRVDAPLLGNILIENNKQAPATVSDGVWQSVGPELMQFYASNLSRHPDWAIKPDRTLVSDARQVLINQIGMQNAETSIYQGILRRVGQNYGNMSLSQVLNGMDSRTLFTTDEEVPGMFTRDAWEGMVEKEIDKAVKNRREEIDWVLTDGGKQPANDISPEVLKQRLNERYFTDYSAAWLNFLNSISWTRAESMSDVIDQLTLLADARQSPLIGLMNTVKYQGQTAQKGRALTETLVKSAQAAFGSKAKRLDAIPIDDDTPVGPLDGTFAPLLRIVQATTKEGGDNLSLQTYLTRVTRVRLKLQQITSAPDPQAMTQSLAKTVFEGKAIDLTDTRDYGSLIAASMGEEWAGFGSNLFVQPLEQAWQAVLEPAAMSFNNAWRESIVDPWYRAFNGRYPFKATANDVSLPELGRFLRPDTGLIERFVSTQLGGMLHKQGDVWVADALNSQGLTLNPQFISALNQLSRISAMLYANGDAGMTFELMARPSPGVTKTELLLDGATLSYFNQMESWKTLRWPGDAYTSGAQLSWSTEQTGLRLLDSPKGSWGWVRLLDKANITQLDSTRYRLVWKADDGSELNYILRVQSNSGPVELLSLKGFTLPANVFLTSRTPVMPDASGDMTQPAKPATKTTASPRKHTPVSTADASTVMPAKYRKKKAAADKVAQSIAEQAAATPDETATDESVQPEPAEETTIVPMMRREHDAN is encoded by the coding sequence ATGAAAAAAATTACCATTGGATGGATTCTATTTCTGCTGGTTATTGCATTGGTAGTAATATTTTTTATTTGGAGAGGGAGTTTTTCTTTTATTCAGGAACAGGAACAACAAATACTTTCCACTGCGGTTGTTGTAATTGCTTTATTGATTCTATCTCACTTTCATTATGCCGTTGCCTGGATATTGAACAAATCAGTGTTACTCAATTTTAGCCAAAATGATCAGAGTCAGACTAATTCAACAACAGAAAATAATAACGAAATCGGCTTATCCGAAACTTTTTTGGCTCTTAAATCCCACCTCCGCCACCGCTACGGCCTTTTCTCTTGGCGTCGCAAATTACGCTGGCTGTTAGTCACCGGTGAAGCGGTAGACGTAGAGCAGGCGGCACCGGGGTTAATCGCTCAGGGCTGGCAAACCAGTAACGATACGCTATTGATTTGGGGTGGTTCATCCCAAACGCCGCCGGATGAAGCGTGGTTAAAACAGTTGAAAAAACTGCGCTGGCGCAGGCCGATTGATGCGCAGGTCTGGGTGGTGTCTGCGCTTCACTATGAGCCGACCAAAGTGCAGAAAGCATTTCAGGATAAGGCACTGTGGCACATGCACAGCCGCAATAAGCTGTTGCGCTGGGCAGCGCCGCTGTATCTGCTGGACCTTCGCACCATGACGTGGACGCAGGATGAACGGGAAGAGCTTCAGGTGGGTACACTGTTCCCCGCCAAACCCCAGCCGGATACCCTGACCAAGCTGCTGTCAGCGGTGGTGAAACAAACCACCGGCTTGGGTATGGAGCAGGTGATGATCAACAATCGTCACGCCTTCCTGCTGCAACTGGCTCAGGATTTAGAACAGCGCGATATTCCTCGTTTGCGCGCGTGGTTACCGGCGTTTGTGACGACTCAGGGCGGTAATCAACTGCGTGGGTTGCTGTTTACGTCTAAAGTGACCCGACCCGATACGCTGGCGGAACACGCCTTTCTCCCTACGCCAGCATGGCAGGTGGTGACGGACGACAGCCGCAAAGCCAAAGGGCGGGGCGTGGGTATTCAGTGGGTAAACAGTGCGGTGGCAACGGTATTAGGTATTGTGCTGCTGTTTGGTGTGGGCTGCATTGTCTCCTACATCGGCAACCGGGGGCTTATCTCCTCGGCGGAAGATTTGGCGAAGCAGAGCACCGCTCCTCGCGCCAGCCTGACCGAACGCTTAACGCGCCAGCAGGCGTTTAAACAGCAAATTTCCCAACTGCAATACCGCGCTGAGCACGGTAGCCCGTGGTATCTGCGCTTTGGTTTGAGCACCAACAATAAGCTGCTGACGGTGCTGTGGCCTTATTACCACACCGCCAATCAGCAGAACATTCAGCAGCCTATCGTGGATAACCTGTACGGCAAACTGAGTGAATTGGTGCAAATGCCCCCCAACAGCCCGGAACGCGCAGCGCTAGCCAAAGCGGGTTACGACCGGCTGAAAGCCTATCTGATGCTGTCCCGCCCCGACCGAGTTGATGCGCCGCTGCTGGGCAATATTCTGATTGAAAATAACAAACAGGCTCCGGCTACCGTCTCTGACGGCGTGTGGCAAAGCGTTGGCCCGGAGCTGATGCAGTTCTATGCCAGCAATCTCTCCCGCCATCCAGATTGGGCGATTAAGCCAGACAGAACGCTGGTTAGCGATGCCCGTCAGGTCTTGATCAACCAGATCGGTATGCAAAATGCGGAAACCTCGATTTATCAGGGCATTTTGCGGCGCGTGGGGCAAAACTACGGCAATATGTCGCTGAGTCAGGTGCTCAACGGCATGGACAGCCGCACGCTGTTTACCACCGACGAAGAGGTGCCGGGCATGTTTACCCGCGATGCGTGGGAAGGCATGGTGGAGAAAGAGATTGATAAGGCGGTGAAAAACCGCCGTGAAGAGATTGACTGGGTACTGACGGACGGCGGCAAACAGCCCGCCAACGACATTTCGCCAGAGGTACTCAAACAGCGGTTAAACGAACGTTATTTTACCGACTACAGCGCCGCTTGGCTGAACTTCCTGAACAGCATCAGTTGGACGCGGGCAGAGTCCATGTCCGATGTGATTGACCAATTGACCCTGCTGGCGGATGCGCGCCAGTCGCCGCTGATTGGGCTGATGAATACCGTCAAATATCAGGGCCAGACCGCCCAAAAAGGACGGGCATTAACCGAAACGCTGGTGAAATCAGCGCAGGCGGCGTTTGGCAGCAAAGCCAAACGGCTGGATGCTATTCCGATAGACGACGATACGCCCGTCGGCCCGCTGGATGGCACCTTCGCGCCGCTATTGCGTATTGTGCAGGCCACCACCAAAGAGGGTGGCGATAACCTTAGCCTGCAAACCTACCTGACCCGCGTGACTCGGGTTCGCCTCAAACTTCAGCAAATTACCAGCGCGCCGGACCCGCAGGCCATGACGCAATCGCTGGCTAAAACCGTGTTTGAAGGTAAAGCCATCGACTTAACCGACACCCGTGATTACGGCAGCCTGATTGCCGCCAGTATGGGAGAAGAGTGGGCGGGTTTTGGCAGCAATCTGTTTGTACAGCCGCTGGAGCAGGCGTGGCAGGCGGTACTCGAGCCGGCGGCCATGAGCTTTAATAATGCTTGGCGTGAAAGCATTGTCGACCCGTGGTACCGGGCCTTTAATGGCCGCTATCCGTTTAAAGCCACGGCGAACGATGTTTCCCTGCCTGAGTTGGGGCGTTTTCTGCGTCCCGATACCGGCCTGATTGAGCGCTTTGTCAGCACTCAACTGGGGGGAATGCTGCATAAGCAAGGGGACGTTTGGGTTGCCGATGCGCTGAACTCTCAGGGATTAACCCTTAATCCGCAGTTTATCAGCGCGTTAAATCAGCTCAGTCGCATTTCCGCCATGCTGTATGCCAACGGTGATGCGGGAATGACCTTTGAATTGATGGCACGCCCCAGCCCGGGGGTCACCAAAACCGAACTGCTGTTGGATGGCGCAACCCTGAGCTATTTCAACCAAATGGAAAGCTGGAAAACCCTGCGCTGGCCGGGCGATGCTTACACTTCCGGCGCGCAGCTAAGCTGGAGTACCGAACAAACCGGGCTGCGCCTGTTGGACAGTCCAAAAGGCAGTTGGGGCTGGGTTCGCCTGCTGGATAAAGCCAACATCACTCAACTGGACAGCACCCGCTATCGACTGGTGTGGAAGGCGGATGACGGCAGCGAACTCAACTATATCCTGCGAGTTCAGAGCAATAGCGGCCCGGTCGAGCTGCTGAGTCTGAAAGGCTTCACCTTACCGGCTAACGTATTCCTGACCTCTCGGACGCCGGTGATGCCGGACGCCTCGGGAGATATGACGCAACCGGCCAAACCAGCAACCAAGACAACCGCCAGCCCACGAAAACATACGCCCGTGTCTACCGCCGACGCCTCAACGGTGATGCCGGCTAAGTACCGCAAGAAAAAGGCCGCTGCGGATAAGGTGGCGCAATCCATCGCCGAACAGGCAGCCGCGACCCCGGACGAAACGGCGACTGACGAAAGTGTACAGCCCGAACCGGCTGAGGAAACAACCATCGTCCCGATGATGAGAAGAGAACACGATGCTAACTAA
- a CDS encoding type VI secretion system domain-containing protein, translating into MEIAGRDGLESAFNWMNNLPDMVTDRQRYLHRMLLARLAEQHGQRDMAFRLLNALNRECDNYRLTGWEPDLVFELKSRLLKLVQQKSVLKDADKTTLNKDADQLLSELTVLHPARALTF; encoded by the coding sequence ATGGAAATCGCCGGTCGCGACGGGCTGGAATCCGCCTTTAACTGGATGAACAACCTGCCGGATATGGTGACCGACCGCCAACGCTATCTGCACCGTATGCTGTTGGCGCGACTGGCAGAACAGCATGGGCAGCGGGATATGGCCTTTCGTCTGTTGAATGCGCTCAATCGGGAATGTGATAACTACCGCTTAACCGGCTGGGAGCCGGATCTGGTGTTTGAACTCAAGTCGCGGCTGTTAAAGCTGGTTCAACAAAAAAGCGTACTGAAAGATGCGGATAAAACCACGCTGAATAAAGACGCCGATCAACTACTCAGTGAGCTAACGGTACTGCATCCTGCTCGCGCATTGACATTTTAA
- a CDS encoding DUF6708 domain-containing protein: MPSKYTPQLSMWREDLYKGIYSRSERLTSNKKLRFYNDDYCELSRRTPGMGYGNYFAYALLGSMLFFCFFVFLFGFYILITNIFQLGTYNPNTWQDEYVSVNVLSGAVILTGACFFYFFATLLNYSIFAPKDCPIRLNRKTGKVYIYDYILLNLSTKGLFTSPFFRVTRPVQKEFNWQDIQAVLTSMAAPVSTGGMLRSYVIRCVVCKPGTTEMIDHFCLTADSSLSYDEWMWINSYMAFSDGNLDTTTFEKDNVPGKAIIWTPEYDEKAKVASPQAYQSVAARYAD, from the coding sequence ATGCCATCAAAATACACACCTCAGCTCTCTATGTGGCGGGAAGATCTGTATAAAGGGATCTATAGTCGAAGTGAGCGATTAACCAGTAATAAAAAGCTGCGTTTTTATAATGATGATTATTGTGAGTTATCACGGCGTACCCCAGGTATGGGATATGGTAATTATTTTGCTTATGCACTTTTAGGTTCTATGTTGTTTTTTTGTTTTTTTGTTTTTTTGTTTGGGTTTTATATTTTAATAACGAATATATTTCAGTTAGGTACATATAATCCGAATACATGGCAAGATGAATATGTATCGGTTAATGTTTTATCGGGGGCAGTAATACTAACTGGAGCCTGTTTTTTTTATTTTTTTGCCACTTTATTAAATTATTCCATCTTTGCGCCAAAAGATTGTCCTATCCGGTTAAACCGTAAAACCGGGAAGGTATATATCTATGACTATATTTTATTAAATTTAAGTACCAAAGGGCTTTTTACTTCGCCTTTCTTTCGGGTAACCCGACCGGTACAAAAAGAGTTTAACTGGCAGGATATTCAGGCGGTGCTGACCTCCATGGCGGCACCGGTCAGCACCGGCGGAATGCTGCGTAGCTATGTGATCCGTTGTGTAGTGTGTAAGCCGGGCACCACTGAAATGATAGATCACTTTTGCCTGACGGCGGACAGTTCGCTAAGTTATGACGAATGGATGTGGATCAACAGCTATATGGCCTTTAGTGACGGCAATCTGGATACGACTACCTTCGAGAAAGATAACGTGCCGGGTAAAGCCATTATATGGACGCCTGAATACGATGAAAAAGCGAAAGTTGCTTCACCGCAAGCGTATCAGTCAGTTGCAGCACGTTATGCAGACTAA
- the tssF gene encoding type VI secretion system baseplate subunit TssF has product MDDLIKRYYEAEMRYLREAGKEFAQVHPDRAGLLNLDRVGDRDPYVERLFEGFAFLMGRLRQKLDDDLPELTEGVVSLLWPHYLRIIPSLAIVELLPDFNVLPRKEIVEPGFGVQTSPIGPSKTCCKYQTTQRVEIQPIKITRAGIRSHQDGRSVIHMRFDFGEMADRKQMDLSNLCLYINADTPVASALYRAMVYQVGAMKIRYPGYQDGALQPFNGRITPAGFSSDERLWLKPDNAFGGYQLLLEYFTFREKFMFVDLQGLDLAQIPLACNAFELELVLNEIWADDLPFNAENIRLHCSPVINLFPMEADPVRVNQLDSEYLLRPLLLQDGHIEIYSVDAVQSISRHGRASYVPFTSFRHRGGMLRHDAPERYYHTRVRRGASGLHDTWLILGGQVWDRAEEVYDETLSLRITGTNGMLPRKALRNASINQISHSQTGVVAVRNLCAPTLPCYPPVNDRFHWRVLSHLAPNYLSLMNAEVLRGTLALYDWTDNELNRRRLEGIVEVKHKPVQRMTKGMLERGVEIEITLNTHQFPGEGDVALFGELLHQFFALYADLNLFTRLTLVLLPTGKRLKWTDSKTVRSPL; this is encoded by the coding sequence ATGGACGATTTGATTAAACGCTATTATGAAGCGGAAATGCGTTATCTGCGTGAAGCAGGTAAAGAGTTTGCACAGGTGCATCCGGACAGGGCAGGCCTGCTGAATCTCGATCGGGTTGGCGACAGAGACCCCTACGTAGAACGGCTGTTTGAAGGCTTTGCTTTTCTCATGGGCCGCCTGCGCCAAAAGCTGGACGATGACCTGCCGGAGCTGACCGAAGGGGTGGTCAGTCTGCTGTGGCCGCACTATCTGCGTATTATTCCTTCGCTGGCGATTGTTGAACTATTACCAGACTTCAACGTACTGCCGCGTAAAGAGATCGTCGAGCCGGGGTTTGGGGTACAAACTTCGCCTATCGGTCCCTCGAAAACCTGTTGTAAATATCAAACTACGCAGCGGGTAGAAATACAGCCAATCAAAATTACCCGCGCAGGCATACGCAGCCATCAGGATGGGCGCTCGGTTATCCATATGCGCTTTGATTTTGGTGAGATGGCGGACAGAAAACAGATGGATCTGTCTAATCTGTGCCTGTATATCAACGCCGACACACCGGTGGCGTCAGCCCTGTACCGCGCTATGGTGTATCAGGTCGGCGCGATGAAAATCCGCTATCCCGGCTATCAGGATGGCGCGCTACAGCCGTTTAATGGGCGCATCACCCCGGCCGGTTTTTCTTCCGATGAGCGGCTGTGGCTGAAGCCGGATAATGCGTTTGGCGGCTATCAACTGCTGCTGGAGTATTTCACCTTCCGCGAAAAATTTATGTTTGTTGATTTACAGGGGCTGGATTTGGCGCAAATACCGCTAGCCTGTAACGCTTTTGAACTGGAGCTGGTGTTAAATGAAATCTGGGCTGACGACCTGCCTTTTAACGCAGAGAATATCCGTCTGCACTGTTCACCGGTGATTAATCTGTTTCCGATGGAAGCCGATCCGGTCAGAGTGAATCAATTGGACAGCGAATATCTGCTGCGTCCGCTGCTTTTGCAGGATGGACACATTGAAATCTATTCGGTGGATGCAGTGCAGTCCATCAGCCGCCACGGCCGTGCCAGCTATGTTCCCTTCACCAGCTTTCGCCATCGCGGCGGGATGTTGCGCCATGACGCACCGGAGCGCTATTACCACACGCGCGTACGGCGCGGCGCATCGGGATTGCACGATACTTGGTTGATTCTGGGGGGACAGGTATGGGATAGGGCAGAAGAAGTCTATGATGAGACGCTCTCTCTGCGCATTACCGGCACCAACGGCATGTTACCCCGCAAGGCGCTGCGTAATGCGTCAATCAATCAAATCAGCCATAGCCAAACCGGCGTGGTGGCGGTGCGTAATCTGTGTGCGCCAACCTTGCCGTGCTACCCACCGGTGAATGACCGTTTTCACTGGCGGGTGTTGTCCCATCTGGCTCCTAACTACCTGTCATTAATGAATGCCGAAGTGCTGCGCGGTACCTTGGCCCTGTACGATTGGACGGACAATGAGCTTAATCGCCGCCGTCTGGAAGGCATTGTGGAGGTGAAACACAAACCGGTACAGCGCATGACCAAGGGCATGCTGGAACGCGGGGTGGAAATTGAAATCACCCTGAATACCCATCAGTTCCCCGGCGAGGGGGATGTGGCCCTGTTTGGTGAGCTGCTGCATCAGTTCTTTGCGCTATATGCCGACCTGAATCTCTTTACCCGCCTGACGTTAGTACTTTTACCTACAGGGAAACGTTTAAAATGGACCGACAGCAAGACAGTACGTTCTCCCCTTTGA
- a CDS encoding DUF6708 domain-containing protein gives MPSKYTPQLSMWREDLYKGIYSRSERLTSNKKLRFYNDNYCELSRRTSGMGYGNYFAYALLGFALLFCLFFFLFGFYVLLSNVFQLGTYNPNTWQDEYVSVNVLSGAIILTGACFFYFFATLLNHSIFAPKDCPIRLNRKTGKVYIYDYILLNLSTKGLFTSPFFRVTKPVQKEFNWQDIQAVLTSMAAPISTGGMLRSYVIRCVVCKPGTTEMIDHFCLTADSSLSYDEWMWINSYMAFSDDNLDTTTFEKDNVPGKAICWLPEIDEKSKVSSIEEYNKILLKNNLTH, from the coding sequence ATGCCATCAAAATATACACCTCAGCTCTCTATGTGGCGGGAAGATCTGTATAAAGGGATCTATAGTCGAAGTGAACGATTAACCAGTAATAAAAAACTGCGTTTTTATAATGATAATTATTGTGAATTGTCCCGTCGTACTTCTGGTATGGGATATGGTAATTATTTTGCTTATGCTCTTTTAGGTTTTGCGTTGCTTTTTTGTCTGTTCTTTTTCCTTTTCGGCTTTTATGTTTTATTAAGTAATGTATTTCAGTTAGGTACATATAATCCGAATACATGGCAAGATGAATATGTATCGGTTAATGTTTTATCGGGGGCAATAATACTAACTGGAGCCTGTTTTTTTTATTTTTTTGCCACTTTATTAAATCATTCCATCTTTGCGCCAAAAGATTGTCCTATTCGGTTAAATCGTAAAACCGGGAAGGTATATATTTATGACTATATTTTATTAAATTTAAGTACCAAAGGGCTTTTTACTTCACCTTTCTTTCGGGTAACCAAGCCGGTGCAAAAAGAGTTTAACTGGCAGGATATTCAGGCGGTGCTGACTTCAATGGCGGCACCAATCAGCACCGGCGGAATGCTGCGTAGCTATGTGATCCGTTGTGTAGTGTGTAAGCCGGGCACCACTGAAATGATAGATCACTTTTGCCTGACGGCGGATAGCTCGCTGAGTTATGACGAATGGATGTGGATCAACAGCTATATGGCCTTTAGTGACGACAATCTGGATACAACTACCTTTGAAAAAGATAACGTGCCGGGTAAAGCCATTTGCTGGTTACCGGAAATAGATGAAAAGTCTAAAGTCAGTTCAATAGAAGAATACAATAAAATTCTATTAAAGAATAACCTCACGCATTAA
- the tssG gene encoding type VI secretion system baseplate subunit TssG, producing the protein MDRQQDSTFSPLMEGLFRHVPRMNFYKFCQYIEQQHPDLPPLGKTETPGTDPVRFRPVPEMGFPASEMKRVEWDAQFPERPPTVRTTFLGLYGVDAVLPYAWLDDIVQRQEGHESLEGFLDIFNHRVMTQYYRIWLKYYYPAGFRAGGTDLVSQCLLGLAGFGIEGSSEQIAAPPSRFLALLGLITQRTRTGDGLRCVVNLLLPGAEVEVREFYPQWFNLESPARLQRDEPVSLQRSAVLGRRFKESNSAVHVTITPINIQQVEGLLPGESIHTDLMALLRAYLGYRFDACMNMNVKRSLLPKAQLGESRVRLGLTAVLGMKQWDKQHQAITVNLGRYVGLAAGQQ; encoded by the coding sequence ATGGACCGACAGCAAGACAGTACGTTCTCCCCTTTGATGGAAGGGCTGTTCCGGCACGTGCCGCGAATGAATTTTTATAAGTTCTGTCAGTATATTGAACAGCAACATCCTGATTTACCGCCGCTGGGCAAAACCGAAACGCCGGGCACCGATCCGGTTCGCTTTCGGCCAGTGCCGGAGATGGGGTTTCCCGCCAGTGAAATGAAGCGAGTAGAGTGGGACGCACAATTTCCCGAGCGCCCGCCGACGGTACGCACCACCTTTTTGGGACTGTACGGCGTCGATGCGGTACTGCCTTACGCCTGGCTGGATGACATTGTTCAGCGTCAGGAGGGGCATGAGTCGCTGGAAGGGTTTCTCGATATCTTCAACCATCGGGTCATGACCCAGTATTATCGAATTTGGCTGAAATATTACTATCCGGCCGGGTTTCGCGCCGGGGGGACCGATTTAGTCTCCCAGTGTTTACTGGGGCTGGCGGGCTTCGGTATCGAAGGATCTAGCGAGCAGATAGCCGCGCCGCCGTCGCGTTTTCTGGCGCTGCTGGGGCTGATCACCCAACGAACCCGCACCGGTGACGGCTTACGCTGTGTGGTAAATTTGCTGCTACCGGGCGCGGAGGTTGAGGTGCGGGAGTTCTATCCCCAGTGGTTCAATCTTGAGTCGCCCGCCCGATTACAACGGGATGAACCGGTTAGCCTACAGCGCTCGGCGGTTTTAGGCCGACGCTTTAAAGAGAGCAACAGTGCGGTTCACGTCACCATCACCCCCATCAATATTCAACAGGTAGAAGGGCTGCTGCCCGGTGAATCGATTCATACCGATTTAATGGCGCTGCTGCGGGCCTACCTCGGCTATCGTTTTGACGCCTGTATGAACATGAATGTGAAACGGTCGTTATTGCCTAAAGCACAGTTAGGGGAATCCCGGGTGCGTTTAGGGCTCACGGCGGTGCTGGGCATGAAGCAATGGGATAAGCAACATCAGGCAATAACGGTCAATCTGGGGCGCTATGTGGGTTTAGCCGCTGGACAGCAATAG